The Hymenobacter sp. GOD-10R genome includes a window with the following:
- a CDS encoding BLUF domain-containing protein, producing MALHHIIYQSTAIRPMADTELQELLTQARSFNAAHEITGVLLYHNTQFVQVLEGEEEVISALYEHIRADLRHTSVIKLADSPLTNRNFGDWSMAFRPVDDRAFRTLTGFAHPEDLTAAATDVSNAPLLNQIVYLTFHEQASA from the coding sequence ATGGCTCTGCACCACATTATTTACCAGAGTACTGCTATTCGCCCGATGGCCGATACCGAGCTACAAGAACTATTAACACAGGCTCGGTCTTTCAACGCGGCCCACGAAATCACGGGAGTATTGCTCTACCACAACACTCAGTTTGTGCAAGTACTAGAGGGCGAGGAAGAAGTGATTAGCGCACTGTATGAGCACATCAGGGCCGATTTGCGGCACACTAGCGTTATTAAGCTAGCCGACAGCCCCTTGACAAACCGCAACTTTGGCGATTGGTCGATGGCGTTCCGTCCCGTTGACGACCGGGCCTTCCGCACGCTCACGGGCTTTGCTCATCCCGAGGACCTAACCGCAGCCGCTACCGACGTCAGCAATGCACCGCTGCTCAATCAGATCGTGTATCTCACTTTCCACGAACAAGCTAGCGCCTAG
- a CDS encoding FG-GAP-like repeat-containing protein, with product MTTSTSFASRSTPAEASWGSALRAGCAALVLAATSAQAQTPTVTSLTPARNAVATPRTTPVSVSFSQPLTSSASTLGALKVFSRQAGGKKAGTATVNGNTLTLTPSTAFRAGETVYATVTSAAQSSTGAAATPHVFQFTTATTPAPGVFTVGSELNSGTLAVTTGDLDNDGDLDLVTANTSSTVGVRMNLGGGIFSVGQDLRVGVYPINVVLGDLDSDGDLDLVTVDGNPNTNGVKGVNVSLNDGGGNFSAGQRIDFSTNRIQTTLGDVDGDGDLDLLTVLGRSGGSVVNVRLNDGGGTFVSSSEVATGAIGNDLAVGDVDNDGDLDLLTCNLVGTVSVRLNNGLGAFSGNQEVAAVGSNSSGLTVGDIDKDGDLDLLIANFSNDNVSVRRNNGAGLFSGSEEVAVGNSPQSLILGDIDGDGDLDLLTGNYGSTNVSVRLNNSFGTFSNGQEVATNGSSKATLGDMDNDGDLDLLIGTPQKLSVSLNQEPALTVTAVSPARNARAVARTTPIVATFSQPLNNSTVTQNALKVFSLQAGGQKAGTTTINGNSLTFTPTTGFKPGETVSATIARTVQNSSGQNLAQGQVLQFTTATVPSSGLFAGGSELTPYGGVDIETGDLDNDGDLDLISASGGIYRNNGNGTFVTSGTSVGGNSVAIGDLDGDGDLDYVAGILVTDGLLVGLNDGNATFTVRQAIGAGGYFVNVRLVDIDADGDLDVLAGAAEGGVVYQALNNGSGSFSRGTSIFVDVRLTVAPAVGDLDNDGDLDIVATATYESTARVVLNNGSGSFSTGSEVAIGIGAVAIALADIDGDGDLDLLTANSRTVSVRLNNGSGVFSGTQEVAAGGSPRSVTTGDVDGDGDLDFVAANANNNIVSVCLNNGTGIFSSQQVAVGASSYAVALGDLDGNGTLDFASVNNNSNAGSVSVRLNSQVLATKSAKATQPLSLYPNPAHTSVRLQLPSGFSGQAGRVSVINAVGQVVLERALTTAASSELSLPSLAPGIYTVQLSTSQGNLASRLLVE from the coding sequence ATGACTACATCTACTTCTTTCGCTTCGCGGTCGACTCCGGCAGAAGCTAGCTGGGGCAGTGCTCTGCGTGCAGGGTGCGCGGCACTCGTGTTAGCGGCTACTTCGGCGCAGGCCCAAACGCCCACTGTGACGAGCCTCACCCCCGCGCGTAATGCGGTGGCTACGCCGCGCACCACACCCGTTTCAGTAAGCTTCAGCCAGCCGCTGACCAGCAGTGCCAGCACTCTAGGTGCGCTCAAGGTGTTTAGTCGGCAGGCAGGCGGTAAGAAAGCGGGTACCGCTACCGTAAACGGCAATACGTTGACCTTGACGCCAAGCACCGCTTTCCGCGCTGGCGAAACAGTGTACGCTACCGTTACCTCAGCTGCACAGAGTAGCACGGGCGCGGCCGCTACGCCGCATGTGTTTCAGTTTACCACGGCTACGACCCCAGCTCCGGGCGTATTCACCGTCGGCTCGGAACTGAACAGCGGAACCCTGGCCGTAACTACCGGCGACTTAGACAATGATGGTGACCTAGATCTGGTAACCGCCAATACCTCTAGTACGGTAGGCGTCCGCATGAATCTGGGCGGGGGAATCTTCAGCGTAGGGCAGGATCTAAGAGTAGGCGTTTACCCCATCAACGTCGTGTTAGGTGACCTCGACAGTGACGGCGATCTGGATCTGGTAACGGTTGATGGCAACCCCAACACCAATGGCGTGAAAGGAGTGAACGTGAGCCTTAATGACGGGGGTGGCAACTTTTCCGCCGGTCAGCGGATAGACTTTTCTACGAATAGAATCCAAACTACCCTCGGGGATGTAGACGGCGACGGCGATTTGGACCTACTCACAGTGCTGGGTAGATCAGGAGGGAGTGTTGTCAACGTTCGCCTTAATGATGGCGGCGGCACGTTCGTGAGCAGCTCGGAAGTTGCCACAGGAGCTATTGGCAATGACCTAGCTGTTGGGGACGTGGATAATGATGGTGACCTTGACCTGCTCACGTGCAATTTAGTTGGTACCGTGAGCGTGCGCTTGAACAATGGCCTAGGTGCCTTTAGTGGCAATCAGGAGGTAGCCGCAGTCGGTAGCAACTCAAGCGGACTAACGGTGGGAGATATAGACAAAGACGGTGACCTCGACCTGCTCATTGCTAACTTTAGCAACGATAACGTAAGCGTGCGTCGGAACAATGGAGCGGGGCTATTTAGTGGCAGCGAAGAAGTAGCCGTGGGCAACAGTCCTCAAAGCCTTATTTTAGGTGATATAGATGGTGACGGCGACCTCGACCTATTAACCGGCAACTATGGTAGCACCAACGTGAGCGTACGCCTCAACAATAGCTTCGGCACGTTCAGCAATGGGCAAGAGGTAGCCACAAATGGCTCGTCAAAAGCAACCTTGGGGGATATGGATAATGACGGCGACCTGGACTTACTCATCGGTACCCCGCAGAAGCTCAGTGTCAGCCTGAATCAGGAGCCGGCGCTGACCGTTACGGCTGTTTCCCCCGCGCGCAATGCTCGCGCTGTCGCCCGTACAACACCCATAGTCGCTACCTTCAGCCAGCCCCTGAACAACAGCACCGTCACGCAAAACGCGCTGAAGGTGTTTAGCTTACAAGCCGGCGGGCAAAAAGCTGGTACGACCACTATCAACGGTAATTCGTTGACGTTCACACCAACTACAGGCTTTAAACCAGGCGAAACTGTGTCGGCTACCATAGCCCGGACCGTGCAAAACAGCAGCGGGCAGAACCTAGCTCAGGGGCAAGTCTTGCAGTTTACGACGGCTACCGTGCCCAGCAGCGGCCTGTTCGCCGGCGGCTCCGAACTCACACCGTACGGCGGCGTAGACATAGAAACCGGCGACTTAGATAACGACGGCGACCTCGACCTGATTAGTGCTAGCGGAGGAATTTACCGCAACAACGGCAACGGCACTTTCGTGACGAGTGGTACGAGTGTTGGCGGTAATAGTGTAGCAATAGGGGACCTAGATGGCGACGGCGACCTCGACTATGTAGCAGGCATTCTCGTCACCGATGGCTTGCTCGTCGGGTTGAATGATGGGAATGCCACTTTCACGGTCAGGCAGGCTATTGGAGCCGGAGGTTATTTTGTGAATGTACGGCTTGTCGATATCGATGCGGACGGGGACCTCGATGTTTTGGCTGGAGCTGCCGAAGGAGGTGTCGTATACCAGGCTCTCAACAATGGCAGTGGTAGCTTTAGTCGGGGTACTAGCATTTTTGTAGACGTACGGCTTACGGTGGCTCCTGCCGTGGGCGACCTAGACAATGATGGCGACCTGGATATTGTGGCTACAGCTACCTATGAGAGCACGGCTCGAGTGGTGCTGAACAACGGAAGCGGAAGCTTCAGTACTGGCTCAGAAGTAGCCATAGGTATAGGAGCAGTAGCCATTGCCCTAGCCGATATAGATGGCGACGGCGACCTAGACCTGCTCACGGCCAATAGCCGTACTGTGAGCGTGCGGCTGAACAATGGCAGCGGCGTGTTCTCCGGTACCCAAGAAGTAGCCGCCGGCGGTTCTCCCCGCAGCGTGACCACCGGCGACGTAGACGGGGATGGCGACCTGGATTTTGTGGCCGCTAACGCCAATAACAACATCGTGAGCGTATGCCTCAACAATGGCACGGGTATTTTCAGCAGCCAGCAAGTCGCCGTTGGCGCTAGTTCCTACGCTGTAGCCCTGGGTGACCTAGATGGCAACGGCACGCTGGACTTCGCGAGCGTAAATAATAATTCAAATGCTGGCTCTGTCAGTGTGCGGCTGAACAGCCAGGTGCTGGCTACCAAGTCAGCGAAAGCCACACAACCACTAAGCCTGTACCCAAACCCAGCCCACACCAGCGTGCGCCTACAACTGCCCAGCGGCTTTAGTGGGCAAGCAGGGCGGGTGAGCGTGATTAACGCTGTAGGCCAAGTCGTGTTGGAACGGGCCCTAACGACAGCAGCCAGCTCAGAACTCTCTTTACCGAGCCTAGCTCCCGGTATTTACACCGTGCAACTAAGCACTAGCCAAGGCAACCTAGCTTCGCGCTTATTAGTGGAATAG
- a CDS encoding TonB-dependent receptor, producing MKKYVLLVWLLLSTVLAVTAQQRRIEGTVTSTEKGETLPGVTVVVKGTTIGATTDGDGKFGISVPAGSDVTLRVSYVGYTAKDVVVGSQNNVTVQLSPDTKALEEVVVIGYQQVNRRDVTGSVSSVSAQQIKDVPVNSAAEALTGRLAGVQVTSAEGTPGNQNVQIRVRGGGSITQDNSPLYVVDGVQVENALNVISPQDIASVDVLKDAAATAIYGARGANGVVIITTKSGKEGRTVISYNGFAGVRKLSRKLDLMQPADFVDYQYERALSANTLPSFKTFFGSTNFAGDTLQRDRNLPFLDWQDKVFGRDAFQQTHNLSIAGGSKNMTYSLSLTRNGEKGIQLGSDYTRNLVNLRLDNKVSDKFSFGLNVRFNDQVQNGLGTSSTLSNTTSRLRNAVIYLPLAVDLPGALDPNVFDEAFSTTASLINPVVAIQNDYRRDKRRNLNLGGNIAFSFTKDLVFRSTVGFDLTNSMVETFAGRYSPAIRQPGGGFNTQPYAAIASGQATTINQSNVLTYSFKKNKHSLDALLGQEIYTQVNTTQNIQVNFLPLNITAERAIANINQGVLPSTTSVQPNPSSGRPVDSRLLSGFTRLNYSFDDKYLLTGTLRADASSKFRAGQRVGYFPAASVAWRISREEFMKSVTPISDLKLRLSYGLAGNNRINDFLFNQLFQVGGGQYALNENVVLGTTATGLPNTNLKWETTVSRNVGVDLSLFNNRVQFTADVYKNTTRDLLVNVPIPPVAGYSSQLQNIGSTSNRGIELQLSGSIIQGGNFTWSATANTSLNRGRIESLGPITSIPGIASGWASTAIATDYLARVGDPVGLMYGYVTDFDNGRKGFYTVDDFEGYNATTKTWTLKSTVASDVAVQGQTVAPGIVKLKDLDGNGVVNDLDRTVIGNANPKLTGGLNQQFTYKGFDASIFVNFVLGNDIYNANKLEFTTAGSPFTNLLGVMKDRYRTVDANGALITSPEVSRQVNQNAQIWQPTRQLFVHSWAIEDGSFLRLNNITLGYSLPKALIERIKLTQLRFYVTANNLYTFTKYSGYDPEVNTRRNSPLTPGMDFAGYPRSRVLLLGVNLSL from the coding sequence ATGAAAAAGTATGTACTGTTAGTTTGGCTGTTGCTAAGTACGGTGCTAGCTGTCACGGCCCAGCAAAGGCGCATTGAGGGAACAGTAACGTCGACGGAAAAAGGGGAGACCTTGCCCGGCGTAACCGTTGTGGTGAAGGGTACCACGATTGGGGCTACCACCGATGGCGACGGTAAATTTGGTATCAGTGTGCCAGCGGGCAGCGACGTAACGTTGCGCGTAAGCTACGTGGGCTATACCGCTAAGGACGTGGTCGTTGGCAGCCAAAACAACGTCACCGTGCAGCTCAGCCCAGATACGAAAGCCTTGGAAGAAGTAGTCGTAATTGGCTACCAACAAGTAAACCGCCGCGACGTAACGGGGTCGGTTTCTTCGGTGAGTGCTCAGCAAATTAAAGACGTGCCGGTCAACTCGGCGGCGGAAGCGCTAACAGGCCGCCTAGCTGGTGTGCAGGTAACTTCGGCGGAAGGAACGCCCGGCAACCAAAACGTGCAAATCCGGGTGCGTGGCGGCGGCTCCATCACGCAAGATAACTCGCCATTGTATGTAGTTGACGGTGTGCAGGTTGAAAATGCGCTAAACGTTATTTCGCCCCAAGACATAGCCTCCGTCGACGTGCTCAAGGATGCTGCGGCTACGGCCATCTATGGGGCGCGGGGTGCCAACGGGGTAGTCATTATCACCACAAAAAGTGGGAAGGAAGGACGCACGGTTATCTCCTACAATGGCTTTGCCGGGGTGCGCAAACTCAGCCGCAAGCTCGACCTGATGCAGCCCGCCGACTTCGTGGACTACCAGTACGAGCGGGCTTTGTCAGCCAACACGCTCCCGAGCTTCAAGACCTTCTTTGGTAGCACTAACTTCGCTGGGGACACGCTCCAACGCGACCGTAATCTGCCCTTCCTGGACTGGCAGGATAAGGTGTTCGGCCGGGATGCTTTCCAGCAAACGCACAACCTGTCGATTGCGGGCGGTAGCAAAAACATGACTTACTCGCTAAGCCTAACGCGTAACGGGGAGAAAGGCATTCAGCTGGGCTCTGATTACACGCGTAACCTGGTTAATCTGCGCTTAGACAACAAGGTGAGCGACAAGTTCAGCTTTGGACTTAATGTGCGCTTCAACGATCAGGTGCAGAATGGCCTAGGTACTTCCTCGACCCTTTCCAACACTACTTCGCGCCTGCGTAATGCTGTGATTTACTTGCCACTAGCGGTTGATCTACCGGGTGCGCTAGACCCTAACGTATTTGACGAAGCCTTCTCCACAACCGCTTCGCTGATTAACCCAGTCGTTGCGATTCAGAACGACTACCGCCGCGATAAGCGCCGCAACCTCAACCTAGGTGGCAATATTGCCTTCAGCTTCACCAAAGACTTGGTGTTCCGCTCGACAGTAGGCTTCGACCTGACTAACTCCATGGTAGAAACCTTTGCCGGTCGTTACTCTCCCGCAATTCGTCAGCCTGGTGGAGGATTCAATACGCAACCCTACGCCGCTATTGCTTCGGGGCAGGCGACAACGATCAACCAGTCGAACGTACTGACTTACAGCTTTAAGAAAAACAAGCATTCGTTGGATGCCTTGCTAGGACAAGAAATTTACACGCAGGTTAATACCACGCAGAACATCCAAGTCAACTTCCTGCCGCTGAATATCACAGCCGAGCGGGCCATTGCTAACATCAACCAGGGCGTGCTGCCTTCCACTACCTCGGTGCAGCCCAACCCATCGTCGGGTCGGCCGGTCGATTCGCGTTTACTTTCGGGCTTCACGCGCTTGAATTACTCCTTTGATGATAAGTATCTGCTAACGGGTACGTTGCGCGCTGATGCTTCTTCGAAGTTCCGGGCTGGACAACGCGTGGGCTACTTCCCAGCCGCCTCAGTCGCTTGGCGCATTTCACGCGAGGAGTTCATGAAGTCGGTAACGCCGATTTCGGATTTGAAACTGCGTTTGAGCTACGGCCTAGCCGGCAACAACCGCATCAACGACTTTCTATTCAATCAGTTATTCCAAGTAGGAGGAGGCCAGTACGCATTGAACGAAAACGTAGTGCTAGGTACTACCGCTACGGGCTTGCCTAACACGAACTTGAAGTGGGAAACGACGGTGTCGCGCAACGTAGGGGTAGACTTGAGTCTGTTCAACAACCGTGTGCAATTCACCGCCGACGTCTACAAAAACACGACCCGCGACCTGCTCGTGAACGTGCCGATTCCGCCTGTGGCCGGCTACTCGAGCCAATTGCAGAACATTGGTTCGACGTCTAACCGCGGCATAGAGCTGCAGCTCAGCGGTTCTATCATACAGGGCGGCAACTTCACTTGGAGCGCTACCGCTAATACGTCGCTGAACCGGGGCCGGATCGAAAGCCTAGGCCCGATCACCAGCATTCCGGGTATTGCCTCGGGTTGGGCCAGCACGGCCATTGCAACCGACTACCTAGCTCGTGTAGGGGACCCAGTGGGCTTGATGTATGGCTACGTGACTGACTTCGACAACGGCCGCAAAGGCTTCTACACCGTGGATGACTTTGAGGGCTACAATGCGACTACCAAAACCTGGACGCTGAAATCTACTGTTGCCAGCGACGTAGCCGTGCAGGGGCAGACCGTAGCTCCGGGTATTGTGAAGCTCAAAGACCTAGACGGAAACGGAGTAGTAAACGACCTAGACCGCACGGTTATCGGCAATGCCAATCCGAAGCTGACGGGCGGCTTGAACCAGCAGTTTACCTACAAAGGCTTCGACGCCAGCATCTTCGTCAACTTTGTGCTTGGCAATGATATCTACAACGCCAACAAGCTGGAGTTTACCACGGCTGGCTCACCTTTCACCAACCTGCTAGGGGTGATGAAAGACCGCTACCGCACCGTGGACGCCAACGGGGCTCTAATTACCAGCCCAGAAGTATCGCGGCAGGTAAATCAGAACGCTCAGATTTGGCAGCCCACGCGCCAGCTTTTCGTGCACTCTTGGGCTATCGAAGACGGCTCTTTCCTGCGTCTGAACAACATTACCCTAGGCTACTCGCTGCCCAAAGCACTGATTGAGCGCATCAAGCTTACGCAGCTGCGCTTCTACGTGACGGCGAACAACCTGTACACCTTTACTAAGTACTCGGGATACGACCCAGAGGTGAATACCCGCCGCAACTCGCCGCTCACGCCGGGCATGGACTTCGCCGGCTACCCCCGCAGCCGTGTGCTGCTACTTGGGGTAAACCTTTCCCTCTAA
- a CDS encoding DNA/RNA non-specific endonuclease — translation MKQAFFRLVTFIVLSTFAVACSHDDDVAPTTTATRDENLAMGNPSGATANPANFSNYLLTKAQYTLSYNRDQGKPNWVSWHLSSAWLGSTPRQDNFGTDNTLPTGWYRVSSSSYSGSGFDRGHNCPSADRTNSVEDNSATFLMSNMMPQAPASNQQTWAGLENYCRTLVGAGNELYIICGSYGKGGSGSNGSASTIDDGRVTVPAYCWKVVVVLPVGTDDSRRVTATTRVIAINTPNTNSINSSWENYRTTVDAIEKATGYDLLSEVSTSIQSAVESKVDSGPTN, via the coding sequence ATGAAGCAAGCGTTCTTTCGTCTCGTTACTTTTATTGTCCTGAGCACATTTGCAGTTGCGTGCTCGCATGACGACGATGTTGCACCAACAACTACTGCTACGCGAGACGAGAACTTGGCGATGGGCAATCCGAGTGGAGCCACTGCTAACCCGGCAAACTTCTCCAACTACTTGCTGACCAAGGCACAGTATACGCTAAGCTATAACCGCGACCAAGGCAAGCCCAATTGGGTAAGCTGGCATCTGAGCAGTGCCTGGCTAGGTAGCACACCCCGGCAAGACAACTTCGGAACTGATAATACGCTGCCGACCGGGTGGTACCGGGTGAGTAGTTCCAGCTACAGTGGGTCGGGCTTCGATCGGGGCCATAATTGCCCCTCCGCCGACCGCACTAACTCGGTGGAGGACAACTCGGCTACTTTTCTGATGAGCAATATGATGCCGCAGGCGCCTGCTAGCAACCAGCAAACCTGGGCGGGCCTGGAAAATTACTGCCGTACGCTGGTGGGAGCCGGAAACGAACTGTACATTATTTGCGGCAGCTACGGTAAGGGCGGAAGTGGCTCAAATGGTTCAGCCAGTACGATTGACGATGGCCGCGTCACGGTGCCAGCCTATTGCTGGAAGGTAGTGGTGGTATTGCCAGTGGGTACTGATGATAGTCGCCGCGTCACGGCTACGACCCGCGTTATTGCAATCAATACACCAAATACCAACAGTATTAACTCCTCTTGGGAGAACTACCGTACGACAGTCGATGCCATTGAGAAGGCTACCGGCTACGATTTACTATCGGAAGTTTCTACTTCCATTCAGAGTGCTGTCGAATCCAAAGTAGACAGCGGTCCGACAAACTAA
- a CDS encoding HAD family hydrolase: MIRTVIFDMDGVVIDTEPIHHNAFFTHFGELGIDVSDEMYATFLGSSTRNMYQRLKKAFGLNEEVEDLMNRKRELFNKQFDEDTELDLLPGVRHLIEDLHQHGVQLVLASSASKATIARVFKRFDLYPYFSHLVSGEDFTESKPNPEIFIHAADLAQTPRNECIVIEDSTNGITAAHAAGIYCVAYASEHSALQDLRLANQVIKHFDELSAEKIMAITPS, from the coding sequence ATGATCCGAACTGTTATTTTTGATATGGATGGCGTCGTTATCGACACCGAGCCGATTCACCACAATGCTTTCTTTACCCACTTTGGTGAGCTAGGTATCGACGTCTCCGACGAGATGTACGCTACGTTCCTTGGCTCTTCAACCCGCAATATGTACCAGCGCCTCAAGAAAGCGTTTGGACTAAACGAAGAGGTAGAAGACCTAATGAACCGGAAACGAGAGCTGTTTAATAAGCAGTTCGATGAAGACACCGAGCTCGATTTGTTGCCCGGCGTGCGCCACCTGATCGAGGATCTGCACCAGCATGGAGTGCAACTCGTGCTGGCTTCTTCGGCCTCCAAGGCTACTATTGCCCGTGTGTTCAAGCGCTTTGATCTGTATCCTTACTTCTCGCACCTAGTAAGTGGCGAAGACTTCACGGAATCGAAGCCCAACCCGGAAATATTTATCCACGCCGCTGACCTCGCTCAGACGCCTAGAAACGAGTGCATTGTGATTGAAGACTCGACCAACGGCATTACCGCCGCCCATGCGGCTGGTATCTATTGTGTGGCCTATGCCAGCGAGCATTCAGCTTTACAAGATTTGCGCCTAGCCAATCAGGTCATTAAGCACTTTGACGAGCTCAGTGCCGAGAAGATTATGGCCATTACGCCAAGCTAG
- a CDS encoding response regulator yields the protein MGKLPCILLVDDDPVNNFINQRLLEGLAITEQLIVALNGQEAFNLMEQHCQPAPDEACPALILLDINMPIMNGFEFLQAYQQLPLAQQKAIVIAMLTTTSLHPADVVRAQQLCVSDFLSKPLTKDKINALLQKYFDNVLTEN from the coding sequence GTGGGAAAATTACCCTGTATTTTGTTAGTCGACGATGATCCGGTTAACAACTTTATCAACCAACGATTGCTAGAGGGCCTAGCAATCACCGAACAGTTGATTGTGGCATTGAACGGCCAGGAAGCATTCAACTTGATGGAACAGCACTGTCAGCCCGCTCCAGACGAAGCTTGTCCCGCGCTGATTCTGCTGGACATCAATATGCCGATCATGAACGGGTTTGAGTTCTTGCAAGCCTATCAGCAACTGCCATTGGCACAGCAAAAAGCCATTGTTATCGCCATGCTCACGACTACGTCCCTGCATCCTGCCGACGTGGTACGAGCCCAGCAACTATGCGTTTCTGACTTCTTAAGCAAGCCCTTAACGAAGGATAAAATCAACGCTTTGTTGCAGAAGTATTTCGATAACGTTTTAACTGAAAATTAG
- a CDS encoding antitoxin VbhA family protein — protein sequence MISKYFNPFPPDLSAEELAERQQRQRQAEWGIAVARLGGGEPSAYVLADLQRYIDGELTLDEVAELTNRPNALSPAYQALVTRAKLSN from the coding sequence ATGATCAGTAAGTATTTCAACCCCTTTCCACCGGACCTATCCGCCGAGGAGCTAGCAGAGCGCCAGCAGCGCCAGCGCCAGGCCGAATGGGGTATCGCCGTAGCCCGCCTCGGGGGCGGTGAGCCGTCGGCCTACGTACTTGCTGATCTGCAACGCTATATCGATGGGGAACTGACGCTGGACGAGGTAGCAGAATTAACGAACCGCCCGAATGCGCTTTCGCCTGCTTACCAAGCCCTGGTAACCCGAGCTAAACTGTCGAACTAG
- a CDS encoding FG-GAP-like repeat-containing protein, whose amino-acid sequence MNSNATHASSVNLPGIASFRPRAVLASLLLSLWAGAAQAQSFRVVSVRPVSNARSAPRTTPVTARFSQTLNTATATQQAFKVFSQQAGGRKAGNIVSNTSNRDTISLLPTRPFKAGETVFATVTTAIRSNNDQPLDKPQVFQFTTAVARSAGVFVPGSDPTVGNAPADVAVGDIDGDGDLDLLTTSPSARAVSVRLNNGSGSFSGTQEVSIGSQPYGLTLGDVDSDGDLDLLTLASNLSSSTETLIVRLNNGASTFGAGSEVAVGGLGSRSIALADIDGDGDLDALTSGIIRTISVRLNNGAGVFSGSQEVSVDTAPYSVALGDVDNDGDIDLLAANLGASNVSIRLNNGAGVFSGTQNVALPLYTPNSVALGDVDGDGDLDFVATGTNPFGDGVASIQLNNGVGTFSISGLVSVGRSPQKVAIGDVDGDGDLDFTTVNGSSNTVSVRLNNGQGTFSGNAEVAVGNQPASLILADVDGNNTLDIITANAQASTASVRLNSQVLATKSAQKTGPLSLYPNPAHGSVRLQLPSGYSGQTGQVSLINALGQVVLQQPLSTAAAPELALPSLAPGIYTVQLNINQATLATRLVIE is encoded by the coding sequence ATGAATTCAAACGCTACTCACGCAAGCTCTGTGAACTTGCCGGGCATTGCTTCGTTTCGGCCGCGCGCCGTGCTGGCTAGCCTGCTGTTAAGCCTATGGGCAGGCGCCGCGCAAGCGCAATCGTTTAGGGTCGTGAGCGTACGACCCGTGAGCAACGCCCGGTCGGCGCCGCGCACGACTCCCGTGACGGCGCGCTTCAGCCAGACGCTGAACACGGCCACGGCTACGCAGCAGGCGTTTAAAGTATTCAGCCAGCAGGCTGGGGGCCGCAAGGCGGGTAACATTGTCAGCAACACCAGCAACCGCGACACGATTTCCCTGCTCCCTACTAGGCCGTTTAAAGCCGGCGAGACGGTATTTGCCACCGTCACGACGGCCATCCGCAGCAACAACGACCAGCCGCTGGATAAGCCCCAGGTGTTTCAGTTCACCACCGCTGTTGCACGTAGCGCGGGCGTGTTTGTGCCGGGTTCTGATCCGACTGTGGGCAATGCACCCGCCGACGTTGCTGTGGGCGACATAGATGGAGATGGTGACCTCGACTTGCTGACCACTAGCCCTTCGGCTAGAGCTGTAAGCGTGCGTCTGAACAATGGTAGCGGTTCGTTCAGCGGTACGCAGGAAGTAAGCATAGGCTCCCAGCCCTATGGTCTGACGCTAGGTGATGTAGACAGCGACGGAGACCTAGACCTGCTAACGCTTGCTTCTAATCTCTCTAGCAGCACAGAGACACTCATCGTACGCCTAAACAATGGGGCTAGCACGTTCGGGGCAGGTTCAGAGGTAGCGGTAGGAGGTTTGGGCTCAAGATCGATAGCGTTAGCCGATATCGATGGAGATGGCGACCTAGATGCACTCACCAGTGGTATTATCAGAACCATTAGCGTCCGACTGAACAATGGGGCAGGTGTCTTTAGTGGCAGCCAGGAAGTGAGCGTTGACACTGCACCCTACAGCGTTGCGTTGGGTGATGTAGATAATGATGGAGATATAGATTTGCTAGCAGCTAATTTGGGGGCCAGCAATGTGAGCATTCGTCTGAACAATGGAGCAGGCGTTTTCAGTGGCACTCAAAACGTAGCGCTGCCACTTTATACACCAAACAGCGTCGCGCTCGGGGATGTGGACGGTGACGGCGACTTAGATTTCGTCGCAACGGGCACTAACCCATTCGGAGATGGTGTGGCAAGCATACAGCTGAACAATGGCGTCGGCACTTTTTCTATATCGGGGCTAGTTTCGGTTGGAAGAAGCCCGCAGAAAGTGGCCATAGGCGATGTTGATGGTGATGGCGACCTAGATTTTACAACGGTCAATGGTAGCAGCAACACCGTAAGCGTGCGCCTAAACAACGGCCAGGGTACTTTCAGCGGAAATGCAGAAGTGGCAGTCGGCAACCAGCCCGCTAGTCTTATTCTAGCTGATGTAGATGGCAATAATACCCTCGACATAATAACGGCAAATGCGCAGGCAAGCACCGCCAGCGTGCGTCTGAACAGCCAAGTTCTGGCTACTAAATCGGCGCAGAAAACAGGGCCGCTGAGCCTATATCCAAACCCGGCCCACGGCAGTGTGCGCCTGCAACTGCCCAGCGGCTACAGCGGCCAAACCGGGCAAGTGAGTTTAATTAATGCACTGGGACAAGTGGTGCTGCAACAGCCGCTCAGCACCGCTGCTGCGCCGGAGTTAGCCTTACCTAGCTTAGCACCCGGAATTTATACGGTACAGCTAAACATTAATCAGGCTACTCTAGCCACTCGCCTAGTAATTGAGTAG